GTTTACACATCTGTAACACCTGTATATTCACTCTTTTCACATcctacctccctccacaacctcTGCATTTTCTATTGTTCGGATCTGGTGAAGGAGATGGAACTTTCTTGCTTTTACCCCATTAGATATGATTTACTGTTGTTGTTCTTTGGAACTTACCAATTCTTATTTCATGAGAAAGAGAGCTACTGTTGTGAAGGCCTGAGAAAAACTGAAGATaaaaccacttttttttctttttttctttttttttacaaaggCCTTGGTTTGAAGCAGGATTAGCAGCAACTCAAAATAAAGGAAGCCCCAGGCAGAAACACCAACACCTcctgatttttaatgaaaatatgttcatGTTGCAAAAATGTTGATCAGAAAAACCAATTAAGACTTGATTATAtttcaggagaaagaaaaggagcagtaaagaaaataaatctgataatacatataaaatatatgagtaATGTATATTAGTAAAAGCACTGATGATCAtgataaatgtgtatatatatttttgtacctCCTGAAATATCTACATAGGCCTCCATTAAAGAGTTCAGGATGCACTGAAAGTtgatatttgtatagttttgtgaGAAAACCTATAACTTTTTAATCAATTCTAATTTTTATAGGATACAGAAAGAGAAGGACGTTAGTTGGTATGAACTTTTGAAAGAGAACCAAGAGGCTTAAAACTATGGGTTTTGTGCTTGTATATATACCTGtatagaataaatattatttataaagagTGACATACCCATGACTATATACACAGCATGCGGCATATTTCATACACAACAATCTTGTATGTGGTGCACCATGGAGCTGTAAATTATTAGGCAATTTGAAAAATACAAGACATCATATGCTGTAATCATTACCTATTCAAATGATTAAATCATTTTGGGTTGTCTAACAAAAACATCTACTTCAGACTATGAATTGAGGGGGGTTTACTGCTGGGAAATTATCATTAAATGTCCTGCTCATTGCTTCATATGCATCTACCAAAAAATAGTTGAATAAGGCATGCCTGTACATACAAAACCTTAAAACAGAACTGGTTCAGATTTGGTAATTTACTCCTCAACTATCACTACAGTTAACAGTCACTTAGTTGATGGAGGGTcttgtgaaataaaataagacaaatgaaATTGTGTATGGGAGTGGGAAGAAGAGTGCAATCAAACTTCCACCCCCAAAATGTCTCCTTGTACTATGTTTTCCTTTCCCCCATACTCAGATAAGAATGGACAGAGTTCAGCATTACTGGGAAAAACAGTTTACCTGGGTTTCTGGGCCCAGGAAGAACCTTAAGAGGGAAAGTGCTTCTCCTAATCATCATCCCATCCCTCCTCAGGGGAGTGAGGGATCAGGTAGCAAAAGGGAACCTAGCAGAatagggaggaagaagaaggattGATGCAGTGAGGCGAAATGAAAGCCTTATAGAAGATCTGAGTACAGTTTCAGGAGGGGCAGGTTTGAAGAAAGGTCTGTCCACtggtagagagagagagcgagagcgagcGAGCCAGcgtgcgagagagagagagagagagagagagagagagagagagagagagagagagagagagagattccctTTTTGGAGAACATTAGTAAGGTTGCACTTCCTAAAATAAAACCCACCTCGAGCCTTCCCTATGCGGGTTCCCACAATTTGTGCTGTGCTTTGCGTGAGCGTGGGCTCCAGAATAGGCCATGCCAGTGTGTGCCAGTGTATTTCAGAGCTGAGCTGAAAGGCCGAAAGTCAGAGGAAGGGAATCAAGAATCAAAACAATGACTAATGATTTATAAGCTGAAGCAAAACAGAAGCGCTGTTCACCGGGAATGTGCCTCTGTTTAAATGCTCCACCTCACACAGCACACAATAAGGACaggagaagaaaacattttttttttttttttggaaaaatgttttatttaaacctttttaatcttttacaacaataaaatattgCGTCAATATAAACCCCTTGACTAAAACTTCACATCAAACATTACagcaaattgttttctttttgacatcCAACTTATCTGTGAAAGAATTTCCTTTTAAACACAATGaagaatttattgaaaataaataattgttggcAACTGCAATAGGCAATTTGAATAAAATAGTTGAAAAAGCAACTCTTAATGAAAATAGCGTTTATTATACATCAGTTACTAAATGAATAAACTAAATGATCTTCTTTAAATTAATAACTTCAAAAACGTTTAATATACAAAACTGTACAGTTATAAAGTCGGCAGAAGTATTTGGGTTAACTCAGGTTCGAACCATAGCAAttaactgcaaagaaaaaaaatcgaaacaaacaaaaaactcccaaCAGTTGTAAAACATGAACTcaatgtggggggaaaaaaatctcaaaactaAAAACCTAATTACCACCAGAATGCAGAGACTtgacaaaaaaagtaaaagggtCCGGGATTTGAATTAACACATGCTCttagacctgcagctgagggagaCACAGTGTGGTGGACCAGAGGCCTGACAACTCATACTAACACATCCTCGACAACGGACCGGGCTTTCTGGTCCTTAGGTAGTTTGAAGCTTTGTCTACAGCAGCTGCGCCTAAAGGCCGGACTAGGCGGCCAGCAGTGGCGTGCAGCGCCCCCAGCCAGGTCTGGCCGGCGGCGGCTGGGTGTTGGGTGCTTGGCCGGCCTCACACGTGTGTGCTCCTTGGGAATGAGGTTCGCCTGTGGACCTGGCGTGTGGATACTAGCTAGCAATAAAGCCACAGCAACTGCATATTTTTGGGATCTCTACACAGCctagcaagattttttttttgtactttttgtttttgtacataGTAACACGATACACACAGCTATCTACACACACACGtttgcacgcgcacacacacacacgcacagagacacatacactcagagatttaaaaatatatatatatatattttaaaaagcaggaaccCAGCCTCCCGGGCGCTCGCTAGCTCGCTGGATCGTCGCTGTGGGCTTCCACCAGCTGTGCTTCTCAGAAACGCCGAGACAGCTCCCCACGAGCCCACTCACAGACAGCGGTATATACATGGGGGGAGAGGTGGTACGCGGATGGACCAGAATCCCTGTGACCTTTGCCAATCATTTCATTGTCGTTCTGCACTGAGCAGAGAATGCCTATCCCCCACTCCCTCACCACCCCTCCCCGAGGGTTTCTCACTCAGAAGGGGTGGTGAACTGGAGGTGAACCGAAATGGGAGGCGCTGGCCCAGTCGCCAGCGTCTCTGGGTCGTGATCTCCAGTGAAAGTAATCGCGTGTGAAGGCAAAGTCTTTCCTCTAGTAGGGCCGAAGTGAGGTCGCGCGGGAGGTCGCCCTAGCGAAGCTGGGGGCCTGGATTTCTGCGCGCAGGAATCCAGGACTCCGGTGGGTGCGGAGCCCTCCCAGACTGTCAGGCCACCTCTTTGGCCCAGCGTTGCCGTGGAATCCTTCTCAGATACCTGGATCTGTGCTGTGGTAGCCTGCGGGGGGACTCCACACTTCCAGGAGGGAGGGCAGAAAGCTGCGAAATCGCCGCTGCTACTTCGCACTAGTTTGCAAACCTAATAGGCTTCTCTATTCTGCCCTTCCCAGGCACCCCACCccggaaaaaaatatataaccaatATCATCATCAACAACTTTCTTCGTTGTATTCTCCTCCTCATACAGATTTGGAAAGGGGGGTGAGTAGATAGGCATCTCTCTCCCCGCCTATTCCCATTCATCTCCTCCCTTTTCTAAGCAATTAAAAAGCCATCAGCTCAAcgaagtagtaataataatagcaataataacatGGAGTGGTCGATTAGATACAAATTATCTCACAAATATTGTGTACAGATTGTAGTAAAACACCTCAGACATTTAGAAACGctatagaagtttttaaaaatgcaaaactagtCTATTGTAAAACAAATTTCACCTGAAATACAGCTGCTATAACCAAGGCGCTGAAAGGTTATTCAGAGGCACACATCTGTCTTCCCAatccctcccccgccccaccccgcccccacgtTATCCCACTCCTTGTTCTTCCTAGAGAGGAGCGACCAAACAAACCTTACTCTGAGTAAACAATATGTATTGATCAGCAGAAAAGGCTAAAGGGAACTGTTGCCCGGGGAGCCGGAATATGAGATCCCAGCTTGGACTGCTTAATATAAATGTGTATCAGCATTGAGAAGCCTGAATGCGAGAGTATGTGTTTCCTTTGTCAACAGAAGTTAGAACCTCTTacgaaaaggaaaggagaggagaggagaggggaggagaggagaggagaggaaaagaaaggaaaggaaaggaaaggaaaggaaaggaaaggaaaggaaaggaaaggaaaggaaaggaaaggaaaggaaaggaaaggaaaggaaaggaaaggaaaggaaaggaaaggaaaggaaagggatgaaagggaagagaatggggaaaggaaagaaaatgaaatgaaagaagaagaaaggaaagggaagaagaagggtaagaaaaagaaaggggaaaggaaagaaaaaggaaaggaggggaaagagagagtACGAGAGAACGAGtgaacgagagagagagaaataataaagaatgctagaatgaaaggaagagagtgagaaagagaaaatccgCGCTGCTCCCAGTGCGGCCGGCCGCCTCCTTGCTTCCTCCAGTCAGAGATCATGGCAAGACGTGTCTATTTTCACGGTGTGCGAATAAACCTCATGTGGCTGCTGATCCCCTGGCGGagtcattcttttctctttttgtcttcgATTACAGAACCAGACACGCACCACTTCTTTCTCCAACTGGAGGCTGTCTGCCAGCGAGGAGATCTCCTGCGCGGCAGGCTTGGGACACTTGAGGAAATGCGTCTCCAGTACGCCCTTGACACTCACCTCGATGGAGGTCCTCTTCTTGCGCTTGCGGCCCTGTGCAGCGATCTTGTCAATGCTGGTCGGGCTCCCTGTGGACGAATCAGCCTCCTCCAGCCACTTGTTCAGCAGGGGCTTCAGCTTGCACATATTTTTGAAGCTCAACTGCAAGGCCTCGAACCTGCAGATGGTGGTCTGCGAGAACACGTTACCATACAGTGTGCCCAGCGCCAACCCCACGTCGGCCTGCGTGAAGCCCAACTTGATTCTTCTTTGTTTGAATTGTTTGGCGAACTGTTCCAACTCATCAGAGGTTGGCGTCTCTTCGTCGGAGTGATCCTGGCAATGGTGCGAGCCCAGTTCGCCGTGATCCGGGGGCTCTCGGAGCACCGGGTGCAGGCTCTGTGCAGAGGCGGCAGCTGGAGGTGGGGTGAGTCCCCCGTGTTCCAGCATGCCACTCACGGTGAAGCCAGGCTGCGAGTACACGTTGAGGGGTTGGCCGCTCGACGTGATAGACGGGTTCGGTGCCGGGCTCGCCCCCCAGGCGTTGGGGTGGTTAGTGTGCGGTGAGTGGTGGGCTACGTGTGGCGAGCGGTGATGGATGATCGCACCCAGTTGCAGGTCTTCGCGCCCGGGCTTCACGTCCTGCTGGTCCAGGGGGCTGGCGGCCAGGGTAGAGGACCATGGGCCCCCGTCGCTCAGACTGGTCACCCAGTGATGCCCCAGGGGATGCCCATTGCTGGGAACTCCCTGCAAGTAATCACTTTGGAGAAGTTTCTGAGGGTTGCGGAAAGGACTCCCCTGCTGCATGCCCGCAGAGTCCGCATGGACTAGGGAGGTGGAACTGAGAATGCTGTAGGGATTCGAGGCAGCTGTGGCCATGGTCGGTGAGGATCCCCTACTAGTTATAATGTGGCAAAGGGAGCAGCTTCAGCCTTTGACATCTACGGTGCGGGGGAGCCAAAGACGCTAGCACGGGTTACCGGCACCCACTACGGCCAATCGCAGCGCGTCTCGGCCTGGCCAGGAGTAAGCCCGACCAATAGCGGTGCGGGAGGTCGGGCTAGCTTTCCAAATTAGGCTGGTGAAGCTCCGGAGTTTCAATGAGACCCAAGCAGGAAGTGAATCAATCTTTCAGCCCCATTGGCTGCCTAGCGCAGAGTGGCGGCCGTACATTTGATTACCACTCCCCCACCCCGGGGTTTATGTTGATGGGGAAAAGATGTGAGGGATGTACTGGGGGGGGGGGAGGgtgcgggggcgggggggggcaGTTAGGGAGTGAGGTGGAAAATTAAGGTTGTAGAACTCCTTTTTGATTATTtagattaaataaacaaaaagtaaaacaagttTAAATGTCATTTTGATCGCAGTGAACAGGGATTTTTCAGACTCACTCGGCGGTCTGGGCCAGCTAGTTGTGTGCCTAGGACTGCAAAACAAAACGTCGCTACAAACTTTGAGCAAAGTAACGTCTTTGATTGAACCCAAAACCAATAAAGTTGAAATCAGTGATTCCAGTAAGAAcatttcag
This genomic stretch from Chlorocebus sabaeus isolate Y175 chromosome X, mChlSab1.0.hap1, whole genome shotgun sequence harbors:
- the POU3F4 gene encoding POU domain, class 3, transcription factor 4; this encodes MATAASNPYSILSSTSLVHADSAGMQQGSPFRNPQKLLQSDYLQGVPSNGHPLGHHWVTSLSDGGPWSSTLAASPLDQQDVKPGREDLQLGAIIHHRSPHVAHHSPHTNHPNAWGASPAPNPSITSSGQPLNVYSQPGFTVSGMLEHGGLTPPPAAASAQSLHPVLREPPDHGELGSHHCQDHSDEETPTSDELEQFAKQFKQRRIKLGFTQADVGLALGTLYGNVFSQTTICRFEALQLSFKNMCKLKPLLNKWLEEADSSTGSPTSIDKIAAQGRKRKKRTSIEVSVKGVLETHFLKCPKPAAQEISSLADSLQLEKEVVRVWFCNRRQKEKRMTPPGDQQPHEVYSHTVKIDTSCHDL